A region from the Gemmatimonadota bacterium genome encodes:
- the purE gene encoding 5-(carboxyamino)imidazole ribonucleotide mutase, with the protein MEASSEAVSPRPDGVLVGVIMGSTSDWDTLSHAAATLEELGVSHETRVVSAHRTPDLLFSYAESAEERGLQAIIAGAGGAAHLPGMIAAKTTVPVLGVPVRSRSLAGVDSLLSMVQMPAGVPVGTLAIGRAGAVNAALLAASIVGRARPDVLAALRAYRARQTERVLATPDPSSEGSTTA; encoded by the coding sequence ATGGAGGCTTCGTCGGAAGCAGTCTCGCCGCGGCCCGACGGGGTCCTGGTCGGGGTGATCATGGGCTCCACCTCCGATTGGGATACGCTGTCCCACGCGGCCGCCACGCTGGAGGAGCTCGGCGTGTCGCACGAGACGCGGGTCGTGTCGGCGCACCGCACCCCCGATCTGCTTTTTTCGTACGCCGAGTCGGCGGAAGAAAGGGGCCTGCAGGCGATCATCGCGGGCGCAGGGGGCGCCGCCCATCTGCCGGGCATGATCGCCGCCAAGACCACCGTCCCGGTGCTGGGCGTGCCGGTCAGGTCGCGTTCGCTCGCCGGCGTGGACTCTCTGCTGTCCATGGTGCAGATGCCGGCCGGTGTGCCGGTGGGGACTCTGGCCATCGGGCGCGCGGGCGCGGTCAACGCTGCGCTCCTGGCGGCGTCCATAGTCGGCCGCGCAAGGCCGGACGTCCTGGCGGCGCTACGGGCGTACCGAGCGCGACAAACGGAGCGCGTGCTGGCCACGCCGGATCCATCCTCAGAGGGTTCGACGACCGCGTGA
- a CDS encoding 5-(carboxyamino)imidazole ribonucleotide synthase → MTVGILGGGQLGRMLALAGIPLGLDFVFLDPSPDAPAAHLGRLITAPYDDPEALREFAAAADVITYEFENVPARTADLLAASAPVWPPAAALTVAQDRLQEKRLFTRLEIATAPFEPVDSPAGTRAAAERLAGACVLKTRKHGYDGKGQARIAEPAAAAAAFAALGGEPCILETAIAFSRELSVIAARGRDGDTVVYPLVENRHTEGILRRSVAPAPGTDAVFGQALECVHDILRELDYVGVLAVELFEVDGALMANEMAPRVHNSGHWTIEGAETSQFENHLRAVVGLPLGPIDPRGVSVMLNLIGSPPDVDAVAAVPGAHIHLYGKAPRPGRKVGHVTVRADDESGLQAALSRLEGVIPEG, encoded by the coding sequence GTGACGGTAGGCATCCTCGGCGGCGGGCAGCTCGGCCGGATGCTCGCCCTGGCGGGTATCCCCCTCGGTCTCGATTTCGTGTTCCTGGATCCGTCCCCGGACGCCCCCGCAGCGCACCTGGGGCGGCTGATAACAGCCCCCTACGACGACCCCGAGGCGCTGCGCGAGTTCGCCGCCGCGGCCGACGTCATCACCTACGAGTTCGAGAACGTGCCCGCCCGGACGGCCGACCTTCTGGCGGCGTCCGCGCCCGTCTGGCCTCCTGCCGCGGCGCTTACCGTGGCCCAGGATCGGCTCCAGGAGAAGCGCCTGTTCACTCGCCTGGAGATCGCGACGGCGCCCTTCGAGCCGGTGGACAGCCCAGCGGGCACCCGCGCGGCCGCCGAGCGGCTGGCAGGGGCGTGTGTTCTCAAGACCCGCAAGCACGGATACGACGGCAAGGGCCAGGCCCGGATCGCCGAACCTGCCGCCGCCGCCGCGGCCTTTGCCGCGCTGGGCGGGGAGCCCTGCATTCTGGAGACGGCGATTGCTTTTTCGCGCGAGCTCTCGGTCATCGCCGCGCGTGGCCGCGACGGCGACACCGTGGTCTACCCGCTCGTAGAGAACCGCCACACGGAGGGCATTCTGCGGCGCTCCGTGGCCCCGGCCCCGGGCACGGACGCCGTGTTCGGCCAGGCCCTGGAGTGCGTCCACGACATCCTGCGGGAGCTGGACTACGTGGGGGTACTGGCGGTGGAGCTCTTCGAAGTGGACGGCGCGCTCATGGCGAACGAAATGGCCCCGCGCGTCCACAACTCGGGGCACTGGACGATCGAGGGCGCCGAGACCAGCCAGTTCGAGAATCACCTGCGCGCGGTGGTGGGCCTGCCGCTGGGACCGATCGATCCGCGCGGGGTGAGCGTCATGCTCAACCTGATCGGCAGCCCGCCCGATGTCGACGCGGTCGCCGCGGTGCCAGGCGCGCACATCCACCTCTACGGCAAGGCGCCGCGGCCCGGTCGAAAGGTCGGCCACGTAACCGTCCGCGCCGACGACGAGTCGGGTCTCCAGGCGGCGCTGAGCCGGCTGGAAGGGGTCATCCCCGAGGGCTGA
- a CDS encoding septum formation initiator family protein, translated as MARVVEERATWRRLLLPATLGIAAYYAVFGGDYNVFEAWRLDTLQTREAGELALLRADVDVLRARTDSLENDPATIERLARERFGMIRDGEILYRFVEDDSTGTKPLTPQ; from the coding sequence ATGGCAAGGGTGGTGGAAGAGCGCGCGACCTGGCGGCGATTGCTGCTGCCGGCGACCCTTGGGATCGCGGCCTACTACGCGGTCTTCGGCGGCGACTACAATGTCTTCGAGGCGTGGCGGCTGGACACCCTGCAGACCCGTGAAGCGGGCGAGTTGGCGCTCCTGCGCGCCGACGTCGACGTGCTGCGCGCCCGCACCGACTCCCTGGAGAACGACCCCGCTACCATCGAACGGCTCGCGCGCGAGCGTTTCGGGATGATCCGTGACGGCGAGATCCTGTACAGGTTCGTCGAGGACGATTCGACCGGCACCAAACCGTTGACCCCCCAGTAG